A window from Piliocolobus tephrosceles isolate RC106 chromosome 11, ASM277652v3, whole genome shotgun sequence encodes these proteins:
- the LOC111527475 gene encoding uncharacterized protein LOC111527475 gives MYKRLNLERSPSPGGQKRPGHWRYPSSKKGSRKGVFLIMAIWCAGVGGSRVGIFFSVSRGKTTGKSVPVAACVSPLSPAARGGLHAVCKHKNILCTSAEKACALPRDSDPRSLPWGSGDFLERVTFSEFRGRGRRAWAEFPGNCVRFNFGDKRLVTVLDAGCVFVKLCAAHGAVPVSGHSRRRAGKAGGPTAPIF, from the coding sequence ATGTACAAACGTTTGAACTTAGAGCGCAGCCCCTCCCCGGGCGGGCAGAAGCGGCCAGGACATTGGAGGTACCCGAGCTCCAAAAAAGGGTCACGGAAAGGAGTTTTCTTAATCATGGCTATATGGTgcgcgggggtgggggggagcaGGGTTGGAATCTTTTTCTCTGTGAGTCGAGGAAAAACGACTGGAAAGAGCGTTCCAGTGGCTGCATGTGTCTCCCCCTTGAGTCCCGCGGCGCGCGGCGGCTTGCACGCTGTTTGCAAACATAAGAACATTCTGTGCACAAGTGCAGAAAAGGCGTGCGCGCTACCTCGGGACTCAGACCCCCGGTCTCTTCCTTGGGGAAGCGGGGATTTCTTGGAGCGAGTTACATTCTCTGAATTTAGAGGCAGAGGACGGCGCGCCTGGGCGGAGTTCCCAGGAAACTGCGTCCGCTTTAACTTCGGGGATAAGCGCCTGGTGACTGTTCTTGACGCTGGGTGCGTGTTTGTGAAACTCTGTGCGGCCCATGGAGCTGTGCCAGTGTCCGGGCACAGTAGGCGGAGGGCGGGAAAGGCGGGTGGACCCACCGCGCCGATCTTCTGA